A DNA window from Bradyrhizobium sp. CCBAU 53421 contains the following coding sequences:
- a CDS encoding ABC transporter permease has product MRLVNIRPGRQTRFYLLALPFLLVAIAYFAGSSARLAQNPNDKLLPALPSMVQAVKQMAFEVDPRTGSYLMLSDTVASLGRLGAALAISTVAALVLGIVIGLLPGANALLGPFVSVTSMVPPLALLPILFIVMGLGENSKIALIVIGTLPCMIRDLAMKVQELPREQIVKAQTLGASTWQIALRVAMPQTLPRLIDVLRLQLGPAWLFLIAAEAIASDSGLGYRIFLVRRYLAMDVIIPYVAWITLLAFLIDVGLRVMQRRLFPWFASVRAE; this is encoded by the coding sequence ATGCGACTTGTGAACATACGGCCGGGACGGCAGACGCGATTCTATCTGCTCGCGCTGCCGTTCCTGTTGGTCGCAATCGCCTACTTCGCCGGCTCCAGCGCGCGGCTCGCGCAAAACCCGAACGACAAGCTGCTGCCGGCGCTGCCGAGCATGGTGCAGGCCGTCAAGCAGATGGCGTTCGAGGTCGATCCGCGCACCGGCAGCTACCTCATGCTGTCCGACACGGTCGCGAGCCTCGGGCGGCTGGGGGCGGCGCTCGCGATCTCGACGGTGGCGGCGCTCGTGCTCGGCATCGTGATCGGGCTGTTGCCGGGCGCCAACGCCTTGCTCGGGCCGTTCGTGTCGGTGACGTCGATGGTGCCGCCGCTGGCGCTGCTGCCGATCCTGTTCATCGTAATGGGGCTCGGGGAGAACTCCAAGATCGCGCTGATCGTGATCGGCACGCTGCCCTGCATGATCCGCGATCTCGCCATGAAGGTGCAGGAGCTGCCGCGCGAGCAGATCGTCAAGGCGCAGACGCTCGGCGCCTCGACCTGGCAGATCGCGCTGCGCGTCGCAATGCCGCAAACCCTGCCGCGGCTGATCGACGTGCTGCGGCTGCAGCTCGGACCGGCGTGGCTGTTCCTGATCGCGGCCGAGGCGATCGCCTCCGACTCCGGGCTCGGCTACCGGATCTTCCTGGTGCGGCGCTATCTCGCGATGGACGTGATCATCCCCTACGTCGCCTGGATCACGCTCTTAGCGTTCCTGATCGATGTCGGCTTGCGCGTCATGCAGCGCAGGCTGTTTCCCTGGTTTGCCTCGGTGAGGGCGGAATGA
- a CDS encoding ABC transporter ATP-binding protein produces MSAIRFDDVWKEYGDHIVLERITMEVEPRAFIALVGPSGCGKTTLLRMLLGEEQPSRGQILVDGKPLPAEPDADRGVVFQRYSVFPHLTVLQNVMLGRELRDARFTARLFGAARRAATDDAMKLLAEVGLAGQEGKYPSALSGGMQQRLALAQAIMREPKILLLDEPFGALDPGIRADIHLLMKRLWNETHLTVVMVTHDLSEAFGLATRVIALERQRNRPEERERYGATVSRDLEIFPRRSAELRSSVQPAPIGTTRSGKEHQPGRPGALVLKEQP; encoded by the coding sequence ATGAGCGCGATCCGGTTCGACGATGTCTGGAAGGAATACGGCGATCACATCGTGCTGGAGCGCATCACGATGGAGGTCGAGCCGCGCGCCTTCATTGCGCTGGTCGGCCCGTCCGGCTGCGGCAAGACCACGCTGCTTCGCATGCTGCTCGGCGAGGAGCAGCCGAGCCGCGGGCAGATCCTGGTCGACGGTAAGCCGCTGCCCGCCGAGCCGGATGCCGACCGCGGCGTGGTGTTCCAGCGCTACTCGGTGTTTCCGCATCTGACCGTGCTGCAGAACGTCATGCTCGGCCGCGAACTGCGCGACGCCAGATTCACGGCCCGGCTGTTCGGCGCCGCCCGGCGCGCAGCTACCGACGATGCCATGAAGCTGCTCGCCGAGGTCGGGCTCGCCGGCCAGGAGGGCAAATATCCATCCGCGCTGTCGGGCGGCATGCAGCAGCGCCTCGCGCTGGCGCAGGCGATCATGCGCGAGCCAAAAATCCTGCTGCTCGACGAGCCGTTCGGCGCGCTCGATCCGGGCATCCGCGCCGACATCCATCTGCTCATGAAGCGGCTGTGGAACGAGACCCATCTGACCGTGGTGATGGTCACGCATGACCTCAGCGAGGCCTTCGGGCTCGCAACGCGTGTGATCGCGCTGGAGCGGCAGCGCAACCGGCCCGAGGAACGCGAGCGCTACGGCGCCACGGTGTCGCGCGACCTCGAAATATTCCCACGCCGCAGCGCCGAGCTGCGGTCATCAGTTCAACCAGCTCCGATCGGGACGACCCGGTCAGGCAAGGAGCATCAGCCGGGACGGCCCGGCGCTCTCGTCTTGAAGGAGCAACCATGA
- a CDS encoding urea amidolyase associated protein UAAP1, producing MILTEEQKAEIAAHTRRYNELKAAGQEHAPRALPQPTSRDAAPIAADAIIHREVIPAGWYWTTRLNRGEALRIVNSSGTSTVSLLAWNAADPTERLNHADTIKVQWAARLQKGRVLLSDMGRALLGITEDTSAAHDAVVGGSSAATNLAKYGDGDFRNTRDNFILAAAKLGLDRRDVHPCVSFFAPVAIDEDGRFVWSGARRHKGDFVDLRAEMDLLIALSNCPHPLDPAESYPRTSVEVVRYRAAKLSADDLCRTATAEAIRAYQNNALYFGEMSEGAVR from the coding sequence ATGATCCTCACAGAGGAACAGAAGGCCGAGATCGCGGCGCATACCCGACGTTACAACGAGCTGAAGGCGGCAGGGCAAGAGCATGCGCCGCGCGCGCTGCCTCAGCCGACCTCGCGCGACGCCGCGCCGATCGCTGCCGATGCAATCATCCATCGCGAAGTGATTCCGGCCGGCTGGTACTGGACCACGCGGCTGAATCGCGGCGAGGCGCTGCGCATCGTCAATAGCTCGGGGACATCGACCGTCAGCCTGCTCGCCTGGAATGCCGCCGATCCGACCGAGCGGCTCAACCACGCCGACACCATCAAGGTGCAATGGGCGGCGCGCCTCCAGAAAGGGCGTGTGCTGCTGTCGGACATGGGGCGGGCGCTGCTCGGCATCACCGAGGACACCAGCGCCGCGCATGACGCCGTGGTCGGCGGCTCGAGCGCGGCGACCAACCTGGCGAAATACGGTGACGGCGACTTTCGCAATACGCGCGACAATTTCATCCTGGCTGCCGCCAAGCTCGGGCTCGATCGCCGCGACGTCCATCCCTGCGTCAGTTTCTTTGCACCGGTCGCCATCGATGAGGACGGCAGGTTTGTCTGGTCTGGTGCGCGCCGGCACAAGGGCGATTTCGTCGACTTGCGCGCGGAGATGGACCTGCTGATTGCGTTGTCGAACTGTCCGCATCCGCTCGATCCGGCGGAAAGCTATCCGCGGACAAGCGTGGAAGTGGTGCGCTATCGCGCAGCCAAGCTCTCGGCCGACGATTTGTGCCGCACCGCGACGGCCGAGGCGATCCGCGCCTATCAGAACAATGCGCTGTATTTCGGCGAGATGAGCGAAGGAGCCGTGCGATGA
- a CDS encoding urea amidolyase associated protein UAAP2, giving the protein MTTQPAQTRGRIVLDVEIPARKPWSAIIRKGQTLRIADTHGQQAVDTLFYRADDYQERYSGQDTLRAQGSAYVGLGTRIMSNEGRVMLRVTADSCGLHDTSAGACSCESNTVRFGHQTRYQHACRENFVIEAAKYGMSKRDIVPNLNFFMNVPIDAAGNFTVVDGVSKPGDAIELVAEMDVLCLISNCPQINNPCNGFFPTPVQVTIFDVAIFEPEA; this is encoded by the coding sequence ATGACCACGCAACCGGCTCAAACCCGCGGCCGCATCGTTCTCGATGTCGAAATTCCTGCGCGCAAGCCATGGTCGGCGATCATCCGCAAAGGGCAGACGCTGCGGATCGCCGATACCCATGGCCAGCAGGCGGTCGACACGCTGTTCTATCGCGCCGACGACTACCAGGAGCGCTACAGCGGGCAGGATACATTGCGCGCGCAAGGCTCGGCCTATGTCGGGCTCGGCACCAGGATCATGTCCAATGAGGGCCGCGTGATGCTGCGTGTGACGGCCGACAGCTGCGGCCTGCACGATACCTCGGCCGGCGCCTGCTCTTGCGAGAGCAACACCGTGCGGTTTGGACATCAGACCCGCTACCAGCACGCCTGCCGCGAGAACTTTGTGATCGAGGCCGCGAAATACGGCATGTCGAAGCGCGACATCGTGCCGAATTTGAACTTCTTCATGAACGTGCCGATCGATGCCGCCGGCAATTTCACCGTGGTCGACGGCGTCTCCAAGCCCGGCGACGCCATCGAGCTGGTTGCCGAGATGGACGTGCTGTGCCTGATCTCGAACTGCCCGCAGATCAACAATCCCTGCAACGGTTTCTTCCCGACGCCGGTTCAGGTCACGATCTTCGACGTCGCGATCTTCGAGCCGGAGGCGTGA
- the uca gene encoding urea carboxylase, with translation MFSKVLIANRGEIAGRIGRTLRRMGISSVAVYSDADRFTRPVLDADEAVRIGPAPAAESYLNVDAIMAACLATGAQAVHPGYGFLSETRRFAERLAEHGIRFIGPRPEHLDAFGLKHRAREIAERSGVPLLPGSGLLETIDEAVREAERIGFPVMLKSTAGGGGIGMQLCHDMATLRERFESVQRTARASFGDARVYLERFVARARHIEVQIFGNGKGEVIALGERDCSLQRRNQKVFEETPAPGLSAGIRSRLHAAAVSLGKAVAYESAGTVEFIYDVEREDFYFLEVNTRLQVEHPVTEQVTGVDLVEWMIRQAAGEDVLGHAGAIAPKGAAIEVRLYAENPGAGFRPSAGRLTQVSFSGDARIDGWIETGTEVSPFYDPMLAKIIVSAETREAAIAKLTQALDDTVVAGIEANLDYLRAIAVSDVFRSGQVATSVLGAFAYRPRTIDVVAPGAQSGVQELPGRLHLWHVGVPPSGPMDERSFRLANRVVGNPEVTTALELTVNGPTLRFNTDAIVAFSGARMKASLDGAEVAYDEPVKIRAGQTLVIGSIKGPGQRTYLAVRGGIDVPEILGSRAVFALGAFGGHATGSLKAGDVLHIGAKTQGLAAPRRATEDERPQLTSAWQIGVVYGPHGAPDFFLDDDIEALFASSYEVHFNSARTGVRLIGPKPRWARADGGEAGLHPSNIHDNAYAVGSIDFTGDMPIILGPDGPSLGGFVCPAVVARDELWKVGQLRPGDTVRFVPVKRDDPVAGPTVLRAPELGAAIVGRNDDGPIPVVYRRAGDDNLLVEYGPMELDIALRLRVHVLAQALEDAKLGGLIDLTPGIRSLQIHYDGTALSRTRLLDVLRRIERELPDVDAMRVPSRTVHLPLSWRDPQAELAMRKYQELVRADAPWCPSNVEFIRRINGLGSEEDVRRIVFDADYFVLGLGDVYLGAPVATPLDPRHRLVTTKYNPARTWTPENAVGIGGAYMCIYGMEGPGGYQLFGRTIQVWNTWRTTRVFEPGHPWLLRFFDKIRFFPVDADELLDARAAFPHGQYDIRIEEGEFSYADYAKSLAVARPSIAAFKATQQAAFDAERQRWRAMKLDETPAESIDAGVAATGIPDGQVGAFSEVPGNIWKILVEEGANVAAGDVLAIIESMKMEISVHAPSAGKIASVPVKPGQTLRAGDVVALIRPE, from the coding sequence ATGTTCAGCAAGGTCCTGATTGCCAACCGCGGCGAGATCGCCGGGCGGATCGGCAGAACATTGCGTCGCATGGGCATCTCTTCGGTCGCGGTCTATTCCGACGCCGACCGCTTCACGCGGCCGGTGCTCGACGCCGACGAGGCGGTGCGCATCGGCCCGGCGCCCGCCGCCGAGAGCTATCTCAACGTCGATGCGATCATGGCGGCGTGCCTTGCGACCGGCGCGCAGGCGGTGCATCCCGGCTACGGCTTCCTGTCGGAGACCCGCCGCTTTGCCGAGCGGCTCGCCGAACACGGCATCAGATTCATTGGGCCGCGGCCGGAGCATCTCGACGCCTTCGGCCTCAAGCACCGCGCACGCGAGATCGCCGAGCGTAGCGGCGTGCCGCTGCTGCCCGGCTCCGGCCTGCTGGAGACCATCGACGAGGCGGTGCGCGAGGCCGAGAGGATCGGCTTTCCGGTGATGCTGAAGAGCACGGCGGGCGGCGGCGGCATCGGCATGCAGCTCTGCCACGACATGGCGACGCTGCGCGAGCGGTTCGAATCCGTGCAGCGGACGGCACGGGCAAGCTTCGGCGACGCCCGGGTGTATCTCGAGCGGTTCGTCGCGCGCGCGCGCCACATCGAGGTGCAGATCTTCGGCAACGGCAAGGGCGAGGTGATCGCGCTCGGCGAGCGCGACTGCTCGCTGCAGCGGCGCAACCAGAAGGTCTTTGAGGAGACGCCGGCGCCTGGGCTCTCCGCCGGCATCAGGTCGCGGCTGCACGCGGCCGCGGTGTCGCTCGGCAAGGCGGTGGCTTACGAATCCGCCGGCACGGTGGAGTTCATCTACGACGTCGAGCGCGAGGACTTTTACTTTCTTGAGGTGAACACCCGTCTCCAGGTCGAGCATCCCGTCACCGAACAAGTCACCGGCGTTGACCTCGTCGAATGGATGATCCGGCAGGCGGCCGGCGAGGACGTGCTTGGCCACGCGGGCGCGATCGCACCAAAGGGCGCGGCGATCGAGGTGCGGCTTTATGCCGAGAACCCGGGCGCCGGCTTTCGCCCGAGCGCGGGCCGGCTGACGCAGGTCAGCTTTTCGGGCGATGCGCGGATCGACGGCTGGATCGAGACCGGCACCGAGGTGTCGCCGTTCTACGATCCGATGCTGGCCAAGATCATCGTGTCAGCCGAGACGCGCGAGGCCGCAATCGCAAAGCTGACGCAGGCGTTGGATGACACGGTCGTCGCCGGCATCGAAGCCAATCTCGACTATCTGCGTGCGATCGCTGTGTCCGACGTGTTCCGCAGCGGGCAGGTCGCGACCAGCGTGCTCGGCGCGTTCGCCTATCGTCCCCGCACCATCGACGTCGTCGCACCCGGCGCGCAAAGCGGGGTGCAGGAACTGCCCGGCCGCTTGCATCTCTGGCATGTCGGCGTGCCGCCGAGCGGGCCGATGGACGAGCGGTCGTTCCGCCTCGCCAACCGCGTGGTGGGAAATCCGGAAGTGACGACTGCGCTGGAGCTGACCGTCAACGGACCGACCTTGCGCTTCAACACCGATGCGATCGTCGCGTTCTCGGGCGCGCGCATGAAGGCATCGCTCGACGGCGCTGAAGTCGCTTATGACGAGCCGGTCAAGATACGCGCAGGCCAGACGCTCGTGATCGGCAGCATCAAGGGCCCAGGCCAGCGCACGTATCTCGCCGTGCGTGGCGGCATCGACGTGCCCGAGATTCTCGGCTCGCGGGCGGTGTTCGCGCTCGGTGCGTTCGGTGGCCATGCGACGGGATCGCTGAAGGCCGGCGACGTGTTGCATATCGGCGCGAAGACGCAAGGCCTTGCGGCGCCGCGGCGTGCTACGGAGGACGAGCGGCCACAGCTCACATCGGCGTGGCAGATCGGCGTCGTCTATGGCCCGCACGGCGCGCCGGATTTCTTCCTCGACGACGACATCGAGGCGCTGTTCGCGTCGAGCTACGAGGTGCACTTCAACAGCGCCCGCACCGGCGTGCGGCTGATCGGGCCGAAGCCGCGCTGGGCCCGTGCCGATGGCGGCGAGGCCGGGCTGCATCCGTCGAACATCCACGACAACGCCTATGCGGTCGGCTCGATCGACTTCACCGGCGACATGCCGATCATCCTCGGCCCCGACGGACCGAGCCTCGGCGGCTTCGTCTGCCCGGCGGTCGTCGCGCGCGACGAGCTCTGGAAGGTCGGCCAGCTCCGGCCCGGCGACACCGTCCGCTTCGTGCCGGTGAAGCGCGACGATCCGGTGGCCGGCCCCACGGTGCTGCGCGCGCCCGAGCTTGGCGCGGCCATCGTCGGCCGCAACGACGACGGCCCTATCCCGGTGGTTTACCGCCGCGCCGGCGACGACAATCTCCTGGTCGAGTACGGCCCGATGGAGCTCGACATCGCGCTGCGGCTGCGCGTGCACGTGCTGGCGCAGGCACTCGAGGACGCCAAGCTCGGCGGCCTGATCGACCTCACGCCCGGCATCCGCTCGCTGCAGATTCATTATGACGGCACGGCGCTTTCGCGAACGAGGCTGCTCGATGTGCTCAGGCGGATCGAGCGCGAACTGCCTGACGTCGATGCGATGCGGGTGCCGAGCCGCACCGTGCATCTGCCGCTGTCGTGGCGCGATCCGCAGGCGGAGCTCGCAATGCGCAAGTATCAGGAGCTGGTGCGCGCGGATGCGCCATGGTGTCCGTCGAATGTCGAGTTCATTCGGCGCATCAACGGGCTCGGCAGCGAGGAGGACGTCCGCCGCATCGTGTTCGATGCGGATTACTTCGTGCTCGGCCTCGGCGACGTCTATCTCGGCGCGCCGGTCGCGACCCCGCTCGATCCGCGGCATCGCCTCGTGACCACCAAATACAACCCGGCGCGGACCTGGACGCCGGAGAACGCGGTCGGCATCGGCGGCGCCTATATGTGCATCTACGGCATGGAAGGGCCGGGCGGCTACCAGCTGTTCGGCCGCACCATCCAGGTCTGGAACACCTGGCGCACCACGCGGGTGTTCGAGCCCGGCCATCCCTGGCTGCTGCGGTTCTTCGACAAGATCCGCTTCTTCCCTGTTGACGCCGACGAACTGCTGGATGCCCGCGCCGCATTCCCGCACGGCCAATACGACATCAGGATCGAAGAGGGCGAATTCTCCTACGCCGACTACGCGAAGTCGCTGGCCGTTGCTCGGCCGTCGATTGCGGCGTTCAAGGCGACCCAGCAGGCCGCGTTCGATGCCGAGCGCCAGCGCTGGCGCGCGATGAAGCTCGACGAGACGCCGGCGGAATCGATCGATGCAGGCGTTGCTGCGACGGGCATTCCCGATGGACAGGTCGGCGCGTTCTCGGAAGTGCCGGGCAACATCTGGAAGATCCTGGTCGAGGAAGGCGCCAACGTTGCGGCCGGCGATGTGCTTGCGATCATCGAGTCGATGAAGATGGAAATCAGCGTGCACGCGCCGAGCGCGGGCAAGATTGCGTCGGTGCCGGTGAAGCCGGGGCAGACGCTGCGTGCGGGCGATGTCGTGGCGTTGATCCGGCCGGAGTAG
- a CDS encoding GNAT family N-acetyltransferase, with protein sequence MQFADSHAALATDRILLTRIRGSAISRVKPLGDSGTLRPLDRCGSGQAVAARVAATLSCANDTAAFAIEDAGSGEIIGLTAVAALEPDEKRATLAPIWSSGRLDEALLMSHVAHLMTRYAFEVLAVERAEVHLDWRLRRTLELYTGLGFRCEGRLRAYFACDQGPSADAAVLSVIRSGWPAAAERQRRLLASEAWRCRLPSDRPP encoded by the coding sequence ATGCAATTCGCAGACAGCCATGCCGCCCTGGCCACCGACCGCATCCTGCTGACCAGGATCCGCGGCTCCGCGATCTCGCGGGTGAAGCCGCTCGGGGACTCCGGCACGCTTCGGCCGCTCGATCGCTGCGGCTCCGGCCAGGCGGTGGCCGCGCGCGTGGCAGCCACGCTGAGCTGCGCGAACGACACGGCCGCGTTCGCGATCGAGGACGCCGGGTCAGGCGAGATCATTGGCCTGACCGCTGTCGCGGCGCTCGAGCCGGACGAGAAGCGGGCGACGCTTGCGCCGATCTGGAGCAGCGGGCGATTGGACGAGGCGCTGCTCATGAGCCACGTCGCGCATCTCATGACGCGGTATGCGTTCGAGGTGCTCGCCGTCGAGCGCGCCGAGGTGCATCTGGATTGGCGGCTGCGGCGTACGCTCGAGCTCTACACCGGCCTCGGCTTCCGCTGCGAAGGGCGGCTTCGCGCCTATTTCGCCTGCGATCAAGGACCATCCGCCGACGCTGCGGTCCTCAGCGTGATACGCTCCGGATGGCCTGCCGCCGCCGAGCGACAGCGCCGCCTCCTTGCCAGCGAGGCGTGGCGCTGTCGGCTTCCGTCCGATCGTCCCCCGTAG
- a CDS encoding LysR family transcriptional regulator: MSLNPRHVDLFREVVRHNGITKAALSLRIGQPFVSRAIARLEREIGFALFERGRGGVTLTPEGEIFLHEVKRNQAGLEYLARAARGIRARGSGTLRIACLPAFTYSLMPRIVSAFSRKNPGIMLSVAVHSPERVWSLVAAGQCDVGLARPQSGFAAVDDELLMTTDAICVLPRQHRLKSKRLIRPKDLHGEAMIAPAPGAPHRTRLERAFEDAGAEVRTVAEIQYSMQRCALVAQGLGFSIVDPVVARDFASARIVLKPFTPRLELTTVLLFPSQRPRSRLALEFCDLVRAETAEYRKPARAPA, translated from the coding sequence ATGTCCCTGAATCCGAGACACGTCGACCTGTTTCGCGAGGTCGTGCGTCACAACGGAATCACCAAGGCGGCGCTGAGCCTGCGGATCGGGCAGCCCTTCGTCAGTCGCGCCATCGCGCGGCTGGAGCGCGAGATCGGCTTCGCGCTGTTCGAACGCGGGCGCGGCGGCGTCACCTTGACGCCGGAAGGCGAGATATTCCTGCATGAGGTGAAGCGCAACCAGGCCGGGCTGGAGTATCTGGCGCGTGCGGCGCGCGGCATTCGCGCGCGGGGCAGCGGAACGCTGAGGATCGCCTGCCTTCCGGCATTCACCTACTCGTTGATGCCGCGGATCGTCAGCGCCTTCTCCAGGAAGAACCCCGGCATCATGCTGTCGGTCGCCGTGCATAGCCCTGAACGGGTCTGGAGCCTGGTTGCTGCGGGCCAGTGCGATGTCGGGCTGGCGCGACCCCAATCGGGTTTTGCGGCGGTCGACGACGAATTGCTGATGACGACCGACGCCATCTGCGTGCTGCCGCGTCAGCACCGGCTGAAGTCCAAGCGATTGATCAGGCCAAAAGACCTGCACGGCGAGGCGATGATTGCGCCGGCGCCGGGCGCGCCGCATCGTACGCGCCTCGAACGCGCTTTCGAGGACGCCGGGGCCGAGGTCAGAACGGTGGCGGAGATTCAGTACAGCATGCAGCGTTGCGCCCTGGTTGCGCAGGGGCTGGGCTTCTCGATCGTCGATCCCGTCGTGGCGCGGGATTTTGCCAGCGCCCGGATCGTGCTCAAGCCGTTCACGCCGCGGTTGGAGCTCACCACCGTGCTGCTGTTTCCGTCGCAACGGCCGCGCAGCCGTCTTGCGCTCGAATTCTGCGACCTGGTTCGCGCCGAGACCGCGGAATACAGGAAGCCCGCCCGCGCGCCGGCCTGA
- a CDS encoding ABC transporter ATP-binding protein, with amino-acid sequence MLEVRNLHAYYGKSHILQGVNLDIAAGEVVSLLGRNGVGRSTTVKAIMGEVPPQGTIRFKGKDIVGLPSHKIARLGLGYVPEHRDIFPSLTVRQNLILGIKDPRRPGKWRLQEMLDMFPNLARRADTPAGVLSGGEKQMLTTCRTLLGDPELMMIDEPTEGLAPLIVQQVGELIARIAKAGVAILLVEQKLSIAMKISNRVYIMGHGRVVFEGTPDQLKANAAVREEWLEV; translated from the coding sequence ATGCTCGAGGTCAGGAATCTCCACGCCTATTACGGCAAGAGCCACATCCTGCAGGGTGTCAATCTCGACATCGCCGCCGGCGAGGTCGTGAGCCTGCTCGGGCGCAACGGCGTCGGCCGCTCGACGACCGTCAAGGCGATCATGGGCGAGGTGCCGCCGCAGGGCACCATCCGCTTCAAGGGCAAGGACATCGTGGGCCTGCCGAGCCACAAGATCGCCCGCCTCGGGCTCGGCTATGTGCCGGAGCATCGCGACATCTTCCCGAGCCTGACGGTGCGCCAGAACCTGATCCTCGGCATCAAGGACCCGCGGCGCCCCGGCAAATGGCGGCTGCAGGAGATGCTCGACATGTTCCCCAATCTCGCCCGCCGCGCCGACACGCCGGCCGGCGTGCTGTCGGGCGGCGAGAAGCAGATGCTGACCACTTGCCGCACCCTGCTCGGCGATCCCGAATTGATGATGATCGACGAGCCGACCGAGGGCCTCGCGCCGTTGATCGTGCAGCAGGTCGGCGAGCTGATCGCACGGATCGCGAAAGCCGGCGTCGCCATCCTCTTGGTCGAACAGAAGCTCTCGATCGCGATGAAGATCTCGAACCGCGTCTACATCATGGGCCACGGCCGCGTCGTGTTCGAAGGCACCCCCGACCAGCTCAAGGCGAACGCCGCCGTCCGCGAGGAGTGGCTCGAGGTGTGA
- a CDS encoding ABC transporter ATP-binding protein: protein MTAAIQVNAVEKSFGNVQIIRDLNLSVAKGERHAIIGPNGAGKSTTFNLISGHIKPTSGEIRLNGEVTSGLRPFEINRRGLSRSFQVTNVFARMTVWENVRCAVLWATGHRYAFWKNVDALPEVKQRTAQILDDIHLSHRRDVPAGLLTYAEQRELEIGITIAGGANVIMLDEPTAGMSHAETERAVALIRRLTEGRTLVIVEHDMSVVFGLADRISVLVYGHIIASGTPEEIRGNPKVKEAYLGEEVD, encoded by the coding sequence ATGACCGCTGCCATCCAAGTCAACGCCGTCGAGAAAAGCTTCGGCAATGTCCAGATCATCCGCGACCTGAACCTGAGCGTTGCCAAGGGCGAGCGTCACGCCATCATCGGCCCGAACGGCGCCGGCAAGTCGACGACGTTCAACCTGATCTCTGGCCACATCAAGCCGACCTCGGGCGAGATCCGCCTGAACGGCGAGGTCACCTCCGGCTTGCGGCCGTTCGAGATCAATCGGCGCGGGCTGTCGCGCTCGTTCCAGGTCACCAACGTGTTCGCCCGCATGACGGTGTGGGAGAACGTCCGCTGCGCCGTGCTGTGGGCGACCGGGCACCGCTACGCGTTCTGGAAGAACGTCGACGCCCTGCCCGAGGTGAAGCAGCGCACCGCGCAGATTCTCGACGACATCCACCTCAGTCATCGCCGCGACGTGCCGGCGGGCCTGCTCACCTATGCCGAGCAGCGCGAGCTCGAGATCGGCATCACGATCGCGGGCGGCGCCAACGTCATCATGCTGGACGAGCCGACCGCGGGCATGAGCCACGCCGAGACCGAGCGCGCCGTCGCGTTGATCCGCCGCCTCACCGAAGGCCGCACGCTCGTCATCGTCGAGCACGACATGAGCGTGGTGTTCGGCCTCGCCGACCGCATCTCGGTCTTGGTCTACGGCCACATCATCGCTTCCGGAACTCCTGAGGAAATCCGCGGCAATCCGAAGGTCAAGGAAGCCTATCTCGGCGAGGAGGTCGACTGA